In Acaryochloris sp. CCMEE 5410, a single genomic region encodes these proteins:
- a CDS encoding YqaE/Pmp3 family membrane protein, producing MSPLQLALAIILPPFSIFFDEGFSITLIINILLTLIAWIPGSIHAVWVLSKRAQQAST from the coding sequence ATGAGTCCCTTACAGCTAGCCTTAGCAATTATTTTGCCCCCTTTCAGTATCTTTTTCGATGAAGGGTTTAGCATCACGCTAATTATTAATATTTTACTAACACTTATAGCCTGGATTCCAGGTTCGATCCATGCAGTGTGGGTCTTGTCCAAACGAGCACAGCAAGCTAGTACCTGA